A segment of the Anaerolineales bacterium genome:
CAGTTCACTTTGGGCGGCGGCATGGGCGAAGAACGCCCAAGGCCCGCTTACGGGGCGGGTTGGCTGGTGGGCATCAGCCAGCCGAGGAATGCGGGCACCCCGCCGGTCAGCATGACCATGGCCGCCTGCTTGTGCGTCTCATGGCCATTGGCGGCGGGCTCCCAATCCAGTTCGCCGGTCAGCAGGTCCCAGGTGTTGTCTTCCATCACCTTTGCCATGGCCGCGCCATCGGTGGTGCCGGCCTTCTCCATGGCGCCCGCCAGGATGTTGACCACATCCCAACCGGTGGCAGCCCACATGGCCTCCGGCGGGCCGCCGAACTTGGCTTCATAGGCCGTCAGAAACTCGGCCATCTGCGGCGAGGTGTCGGGCGAGACCCAGGTGTGGGTGGCAAAGACGATGTCGTTGCCGTACTGCGGGCCAAGCGCCTGGAACAGGCCTGGGTCATCATAAGAGTCGCCGCCCAGGATGGGCTGGGTGATGCCGGCTTCGCGCATGGTGCGGATGATCAGGCCCAGGTCCGGCATGTACGAGGAGATGTAGTAGAAATCAGGCTGCTGTGGCTGGGCCTTCATGCGGGCCAGCTGGGCGGAGAAATCGGCCGCGCCCTGCGTGTACTTCTCTTCGTACACGACCGTGCCGCCCTGGTCCTTGAAGGCCTGGACGAAGTACTGGCCGAGGTCCTTGGTGTACTGGATGAAATCGTC
Coding sequences within it:
- a CDS encoding ABC transporter substrate-binding protein produces the protein MKRQSQRWTFLAILLILSLVLSACAGAAKEDDTIKIGAALCLTGIQAPLDEPALKGAQLAVDEINKKGGVLGKQLVLINLDCKSDPVTTGNAAVQLIDQGANAIIAPSDFDFGGPASREAQKAGLVGISPAASSPFYGSEALGDKQFTMSMWNTTMGAAAAQYAREQGWDTAYVVTDDFIQYTKDLGQYFVQAFKDQGGTVVYEEKYTQGAADFSAQLARMKAQPQQPDFYYISSYMPDLGLIIRTMREAGITQPILGGDSYDDPGLFQALGPQYGNDIVFATHTWVSPDTSPQMAEFLTAYEAKFGGPPEAMWAATGWDVVNILAGAMEKAGTTDGAAMAKVMEDNTWDLLTGELDWEPAANGHETHKQAAMVMLTGGVPAFLGWLMPTSQPAP